A stretch of the Dechloromonas sp. TW-R-39-2 genome encodes the following:
- a CDS encoding ABC transporter ATP-binding protein, with product MSKLLEVGALEVAYGASQVLFGIDLTMDEGEVVTLLGRNGMGKTTTLRTLCGFVPCKAGEIRFAGQSIVGWRPDRIGRAGIALVPEGRQCFPNLTVDEHLVAFFANRRHSAAAWTPARIYELFPRLKERARNLGNQLSGGEQQMLAIGRALVTNPRLLILDEATEGLAPLIREEIWACLARLRDAGQSVLVIDKYVEKLLPLASRHTILERGQVVWQGSSAALDADHAIWHRYLGI from the coding sequence GTGAGCAAGCTGCTGGAGGTCGGTGCACTTGAGGTTGCCTACGGCGCCAGCCAGGTTTTGTTTGGCATCGATTTGACGATGGATGAGGGGGAAGTCGTTACCTTGCTTGGGCGCAACGGGATGGGCAAGACGACAACCTTACGCACGCTGTGCGGCTTCGTGCCATGCAAGGCGGGCGAGATCCGCTTTGCCGGCCAGAGTATTGTTGGCTGGCGCCCCGACCGTATTGGACGGGCCGGTATTGCCCTCGTACCCGAGGGGCGGCAGTGTTTTCCGAATCTTACGGTCGACGAGCATCTGGTGGCTTTTTTCGCCAATCGCCGGCATTCGGCGGCCGCATGGACTCCTGCCAGGATCTACGAATTGTTTCCTCGGCTCAAGGAAAGAGCGAGGAATCTCGGTAACCAGCTCTCCGGTGGCGAACAGCAAATGCTGGCAATCGGCCGGGCATTGGTGACCAATCCGCGGTTGCTCATTCTTGATGAAGCGACCGAAGGATTGGCGCCGCTCATCCGCGAGGAAATATGGGCTTGCCTTGCCCGTCTGCGCGATGCGGGGCAGAGTGTTCTGGTCATCGACAAGTATGTCGAAAAGCTGCTCCCGCTGGCCAGTCGCCACACTATCCTGGAGCGTGGCCAGGTTGTCTGGCAGGGATCATCCGCTGCACTTGATGCGGATCACGCGATCTGGCATCGCTATCTCGGCATTTAG
- a CDS encoding ABC transporter substrate-binding protein, which yields MSLRLTALAAALILAGSVHAASSIKVGLVSTLSGPGAGLGVDIRDGFNLAMKNLNGKLGNLPAEVLVADDQQNPDVAKQAADKLLKRDKVDFMTGIVFSNIMLAVGPTVFENKTFYISANAGPSQYAGDQCNPFFFNVAWQNDNLHEAVGKVVQDKGYKNVIIVTPNYPGGKDAVSGFKRFYKGKVADEIYTKLGQLDYAAELAQIRAAKPDALFFFLPGGMGINFVKQFVAAGLSRDTQLFAPGFSADEDVIKAVGNSMLGMFNSSHWAHDMDNAENKRFVADFQREYGRLPSLYASQGYDAAFMIDSAVRDVKGNVEDKAALQKALEAKRFKSVRGDFKFNNNHYPVQNYYLRAIGKDAQGRVTNKTIGTIFSNHADAYATQCKMK from the coding sequence ATGTCGCTTCGCCTGACTGCTCTTGCTGCTGCTTTGATACTGGCTGGTTCTGTTCATGCTGCCAGTTCGATCAAGGTTGGCTTGGTGTCTACGCTTTCTGGTCCAGGTGCCGGTCTGGGGGTCGATATCCGCGACGGGTTCAACCTGGCGATGAAAAACCTCAACGGCAAGCTCGGGAATTTGCCTGCTGAAGTGCTCGTTGCCGATGACCAGCAGAATCCGGATGTTGCCAAGCAGGCGGCTGACAAATTGCTGAAGAGGGATAAGGTCGATTTCATGACCGGCATTGTCTTCTCCAACATCATGCTGGCTGTCGGTCCGACGGTCTTCGAAAACAAAACCTTTTATATCTCGGCAAATGCTGGTCCATCGCAATATGCGGGTGATCAATGCAATCCATTTTTCTTCAACGTTGCCTGGCAAAACGACAATTTGCATGAAGCTGTCGGTAAGGTCGTGCAGGATAAAGGTTACAAGAACGTTATCATCGTGACGCCTAATTACCCTGGCGGTAAAGACGCTGTTTCCGGTTTCAAGCGTTTTTACAAGGGCAAGGTTGCCGATGAGATTTATACCAAGCTGGGTCAGCTTGATTACGCGGCCGAACTGGCACAAATTCGTGCTGCAAAGCCGGATGCCCTGTTTTTCTTCCTGCCGGGCGGCATGGGAATCAATTTTGTGAAGCAATTTGTTGCCGCAGGGTTGTCACGCGATACGCAGTTATTTGCACCGGGTTTTTCGGCGGATGAAGATGTCATCAAGGCGGTTGGTAATTCCATGCTGGGCATGTTCAACTCGTCGCATTGGGCGCACGATATGGACAACGCTGAAAACAAGCGGTTTGTTGCCGATTTCCAGCGTGAATATGGCCGCCTGCCTTCGCTCTATGCGTCGCAAGGTTACGACGCTGCCTTCATGATCGATTCGGCGGTAAGGGATGTGAAGGGCAATGTCGAAGACAAGGCTGCTTTGCAGAAGGCGCTGGAAGCCAAGCGTTTCAAGTCGGTCCGGGGTGATTTCAAGTTCAACAATAATCACTACCCGGTGCAAAACTATTATCTGCGTGCCATCGGCAAGGATGCTCAGGGCCGTGTCACGAACAAGACGATAGGCACCATCTTCAGCAATCATGCGGACGCTTACGCGACGCAGTGCAAGATGAAATGA
- a CDS encoding response regulator transcription factor: MNDITLVIDDDPSFNAILVRTMERRGYPARGVLDAAEALQLARESGARRIILDLNLNGSSGLALIPALLGINPDCRIIVLTGYASITTAVDAVKLGAIQYLAKPVEIEAILGAFEDDDMPDFDLPVSDEPLSIDRLEWEHIQRVLNENEGNISATARALKMHRRTLQRKLSKRPVKT; encoded by the coding sequence ATGAATGACATTACCCTGGTAATCGACGACGACCCCAGTTTCAACGCCATCCTGGTACGCACGATGGAACGCAGGGGATACCCGGCCCGCGGGGTTCTGGATGCGGCCGAAGCGTTGCAGCTTGCACGTGAATCGGGTGCCCGGCGCATCATTCTCGATCTGAATCTCAACGGCAGCTCCGGCCTGGCCCTGATTCCGGCACTACTCGGCATCAATCCTGACTGCCGCATCATTGTGCTGACGGGTTATGCCAGCATCACAACTGCAGTCGACGCAGTCAAGCTCGGCGCGATCCAGTATCTCGCCAAGCCGGTTGAAATCGAAGCCATTCTGGGAGCATTCGAAGACGACGACATGCCGGATTTCGACCTTCCCGTTTCCGATGAGCCTCTTTCGATCGACCGGCTTGAATGGGAACACATCCAGCGCGTGCTCAACGAAAATGAAGGCAATATTTCAGCAACTGCCCGCGCCCTGAAAATGCATCGCCGCACATTGCAGCGCAAATTATCGAAACGGCCAGTCAAGACCTGA
- the pheT gene encoding phenylalanine--tRNA ligase subunit beta — MKFSESWLRTLVDTQLSSEELSHLLTMAGLEVEGLEPVAPQFNDVVVGHVLEVVKHPDADRLNVCKVDTGRGEPTTIVCGAPNVAVGLRVPCALPGAKLPGDFTIKIAKVRGIESSGMLCSAKELGIAEEASGLLVLPVDAPVGQSIRQYLELDDQQFELKLTPNRADCLSLTGVAREVAAIAGAQAKLINVPEVAATISDQRSVILEAPSACPLYYGRVLKHVDAKAPTPEWMKRRLERSGIRSISALVDVTNYVMLELGQPLHAFDNTKLDGAVHARMAKPEEKLLLLNEQIISIDADVLVIADDAKPLAMAGIMGGEESGITLETTELFLESAFFAPKAIAGRARRYGFGSDASHRFERGVDFGGARRAIERATQLIIDICGGSAGPVVEAKAGLPERNPVRLRSARASSVIGMAFSPEQIATLFNGLGLPFVREGDDFLVTPPSWRFDIEVEEDLIEEIARLHGYDNIPSPAPRGNMSMMVQVEAQRPAARVRQVLVDRGYQEVINFAFVEQAWEADFAAKIEEVDLIRLANPIASQMAVMRSTLLGGLISNLQTNLKRKQNRVRLFETGRSFHRVAAGSPVVGFDQPWKLAGLAYGTALPESWGADSRKVDFYDVKGDLEALLAPATLRFEKTSHPALHPGRSAKVWFDGKEIGCLGELHPEWVQKYDLPVAPVLFELDFSAVKAASVPAYAEVSKFPSVIRDLAVVVDQSLQLQTLLDGLKGQLSPLVLDIQLFDVYVGKGVPENKKSLAFRVVMQDTQRTLLDSEVDAAMQQLVSCLERAFGAQLRA; from the coding sequence ATGAAATTCTCCGAATCCTGGCTGCGTACCCTTGTCGACACCCAACTGTCGAGCGAGGAACTTTCCCATCTGCTGACCATGGCCGGCCTCGAAGTCGAGGGCCTGGAACCGGTTGCACCGCAATTTAACGACGTTGTCGTCGGTCATGTGCTCGAAGTCGTCAAGCACCCTGATGCTGATCGCCTGAATGTCTGCAAGGTTGATACCGGCCGCGGCGAACCGACGACCATTGTCTGCGGCGCCCCTAACGTTGCGGTTGGCTTGCGTGTTCCGTGCGCTTTGCCTGGTGCCAAGTTGCCGGGCGATTTCACCATCAAGATTGCCAAAGTGCGTGGGATCGAGTCCTCCGGCATGCTCTGCTCGGCCAAGGAGCTTGGTATCGCCGAGGAGGCCTCCGGTCTTTTAGTCTTGCCCGTGGATGCTCCGGTTGGTCAATCGATTCGCCAGTATCTCGAACTTGATGACCAGCAGTTCGAACTCAAGCTGACCCCGAATCGGGCCGATTGCCTGTCGTTGACCGGTGTGGCGCGCGAAGTTGCGGCGATTGCCGGTGCACAGGCCAAATTGATCAATGTGCCGGAAGTTGCTGCAACCATCTCCGATCAGCGTTCGGTCATCCTTGAGGCGCCAAGTGCTTGTCCGCTTTATTACGGTCGCGTTCTCAAGCATGTCGATGCCAAGGCGCCTACGCCTGAGTGGATGAAGCGCCGCCTTGAGCGCAGTGGTATCCGCTCTATTTCTGCATTGGTTGATGTCACCAATTATGTGATGCTTGAGCTTGGTCAGCCGTTGCATGCTTTTGATAACACCAAGCTCGATGGCGCCGTGCATGCCCGTATGGCCAAGCCGGAAGAGAAGCTGCTGCTCCTGAACGAGCAGATCATTTCGATCGATGCGGATGTTCTGGTTATTGCCGACGACGCCAAACCGCTGGCCATGGCCGGCATCATGGGTGGCGAGGAAAGTGGCATCACACTGGAAACAACAGAGTTGTTCCTGGAGTCTGCCTTTTTTGCCCCCAAGGCGATTGCCGGTCGGGCGCGCCGTTATGGTTTTGGCTCCGATGCTTCCCACCGTTTCGAGCGCGGTGTCGATTTCGGCGGTGCTCGCCGCGCCATTGAGCGCGCGACCCAGTTGATCATCGACATCTGTGGCGGCTCGGCTGGTCCTGTGGTCGAGGCCAAGGCAGGGTTACCTGAGCGCAATCCGGTCCGTCTGCGTTCTGCCCGCGCATCCAGTGTTATTGGCATGGCGTTCTCGCCTGAGCAAATTGCGACGCTGTTCAACGGCCTTGGGCTGCCATTCGTCCGCGAAGGCGACGATTTCCTGGTGACGCCACCAAGCTGGCGTTTCGACATCGAGGTCGAGGAAGACCTGATCGAAGAAATCGCTCGTCTGCATGGCTATGACAATATTCCATCGCCTGCACCGCGCGGCAATATGTCGATGATGGTGCAAGTCGAGGCGCAGCGCCCGGCTGCGCGCGTACGTCAGGTACTGGTCGACCGTGGTTATCAGGAAGTAATCAATTTTGCTTTCGTCGAACAGGCCTGGGAGGCTGATTTTGCTGCAAAAATCGAGGAGGTTGACCTGATTCGTCTGGCTAATCCGATTGCCAGTCAGATGGCTGTGATGCGGTCGACGTTGTTGGGAGGCCTGATTTCAAATTTGCAGACCAACCTCAAGCGCAAACAAAATCGTGTTCGCCTGTTTGAAACAGGGCGCAGTTTTCACCGTGTTGCAGCAGGTTCGCCGGTGGTGGGCTTTGACCAGCCCTGGAAATTGGCTGGCCTGGCCTATGGCACCGCTTTGCCCGAGAGCTGGGGGGCTGATTCGCGCAAGGTTGATTTTTACGATGTCAAAGGTGACTTGGAGGCCTTGCTTGCTCCGGCTACCTTGCGCTTCGAGAAAACATCGCACCCGGCTCTCCATCCGGGGCGTTCGGCTAAAGTATGGTTTGATGGAAAAGAAATTGGCTGCCTCGGTGAATTGCATCCGGAGTGGGTGCAAAAATATGATCTGCCGGTTGCGCCAGTCTTGTTCGAGCTCGATTTTTCCGCAGTCAAGGCTGCCAGCGTCCCGGCTTATGCCGAGGTTTCAAAATTTCCATCAGTCATTCGCGATCTTGCCGTTGTTGTGGATCAAAGTCTTCAGTTGCAAACTTTGCTGGACGGTCTGAAAGGGCAGTTGTCTCCCTTGGTTCTGGATATTCAATTGTTCGATGTTTATGTCGGCAAAGGGGTGCCTGAAAACAAGAAAAGTCTTGCATTCCGGGTAGTTATGCAAGATACTCAACGCACTTTGCTAGATTCGGAAGTTGATGCTGCTATGCAGCAACTGGTGTCTTGTCTCGAACGGGCATTCGGTGCTCAACTGCGTGCCTGA
- a CDS encoding ABC transporter ATP-binding protein, translating into MTELLLEVRRLSRRFAAIEVLKAVDFNVTAGEVHALIGPNGAGKTTFIHHVSGALQADSGSIHFAGREVTRQAMHQRVGAGMARSYQITNVFLGLSVLDNVQLAVQGRADTGSSFRFWQPVRNERALFDEAENYLEQVGLIPKKMVMAGQLSHGDQRALELAMALATRPKLLLLDEPMAGTGPEESSRMVELIEHLARHVTILLVEHDMDAVFRLADRISVLVNGELICTGTPDEVRSDPAVRRAYLGDHL; encoded by the coding sequence ATGACTGAGCTCTTGCTTGAGGTGCGCCGGTTATCAAGGCGCTTTGCTGCCATCGAGGTATTGAAAGCGGTCGATTTCAATGTCACGGCGGGTGAGGTCCATGCACTGATCGGCCCTAACGGAGCGGGTAAAACAACTTTTATTCACCACGTATCCGGTGCCTTGCAAGCCGATTCGGGGAGTATCCATTTCGCCGGTCGCGAGGTGACAAGGCAAGCCATGCATCAGCGCGTTGGCGCCGGCATGGCGCGTTCCTACCAGATCACCAATGTATTCCTCGGCCTGAGTGTGCTGGATAACGTGCAACTTGCGGTTCAGGGCAGGGCTGATACCGGAAGCAGCTTCCGTTTTTGGCAGCCGGTGCGGAACGAGCGTGCATTGTTCGATGAGGCAGAAAACTATCTTGAGCAAGTCGGCCTGATCCCCAAAAAAATGGTGATGGCCGGCCAGCTCTCGCATGGTGATCAGCGGGCGCTGGAGTTGGCCATGGCGCTGGCGACCCGACCCAAATTGTTATTGCTCGATGAGCCGATGGCTGGAACTGGGCCGGAAGAGTCGTCACGCATGGTCGAATTGATCGAACATCTTGCTCGCCATGTGACGATATTGCTTGTCGAGCATGATATGGATGCGGTTTTTCGGCTTGCAGATCGTATTTCCGTATTGGTTAACGGTGAATTGATCTGCACCGGTACGCCAGACGAAGTTCGCTCCGATCCTGCTGTTCGTCGGGCATATCTGGGAGACCATCTGTGA
- the pheS gene encoding phenylalanine--tRNA ligase subunit alpha yields MDTLDQIVSEAQVAFAAISDPDALEQVKARFLGKSGQITELLKGLGKLPPEEKKTAGAAINVAKTAVEAALNERREAIRKAALEARLAEEALDVTLPGRAEARGSLHPVTRTLERIESLFRSIGFEVADGPEIEEDFFNFTAMNTPEDHPARSMHDTFYLQNPDGTVADKVLLRTHTSPIQARYMKAHVERYGQLDKMPEIRIIAPGRVYRVDSDATHSPMFNQVEGLWVGEGVSFADLKGVIADFLRSFFETEDLKVRFRPSFFPFTEPSAEIDVAFMSGPLEGRWLEIAGCGMVHPDVLRMGGIDPEKYTGFAFGFGQDRLTMLRYGVNDLRLFFEGDLRFLRQFA; encoded by the coding sequence ATGGATACTCTTGATCAAATCGTTAGCGAAGCCCAAGTGGCATTTGCTGCCATTTCTGACCCGGATGCGCTGGAACAGGTAAAAGCCCGTTTTCTCGGCAAGAGCGGCCAGATCACCGAGCTTCTCAAAGGTTTGGGCAAATTGCCGCCCGAAGAGAAAAAAACTGCCGGTGCCGCAATCAATGTTGCCAAGACGGCTGTCGAAGCTGCGCTGAACGAACGCCGCGAGGCGATTCGCAAAGCTGCGCTCGAGGCTCGTTTGGCTGAAGAGGCATTGGATGTCACGCTGCCCGGTCGCGCTGAAGCGCGCGGTAGTTTGCATCCGGTTACACGTACCCTCGAACGTATCGAGTCGCTGTTCCGCTCCATTGGTTTCGAAGTGGCTGACGGTCCCGAGATCGAGGAAGATTTTTTCAATTTCACCGCAATGAACACGCCAGAGGATCACCCGGCACGTTCGATGCACGATACTTTCTATCTGCAGAACCCGGATGGCACGGTAGCTGACAAGGTGTTGCTGCGGACGCATACCAGTCCGATCCAGGCGCGTTACATGAAGGCGCATGTCGAGCGCTACGGTCAACTCGATAAAATGCCTGAAATCCGCATCATCGCGCCAGGTCGCGTCTATCGTGTCGATTCCGATGCGACGCATTCGCCGATGTTCAATCAAGTCGAAGGCCTGTGGGTGGGTGAGGGCGTTTCCTTTGCCGACCTCAAGGGTGTCATTGCGGATTTCCTGAGGAGCTTCTTCGAGACCGAAGATCTCAAGGTTCGCTTCCGTCCCTCCTTTTTCCCGTTTACCGAGCCCTCCGCCGAAATCGACGTTGCTTTCATGAGCGGCCCGCTCGAGGGTCGCTGGCTGGAAATCGCCGGTTGCGGCATGGTGCATCCGGATGTGTTGCGCATGGGTGGCATTGATCCGGAAAAATATACCGGTTTTGCTTTCGGCTTCGGTCAGGATCGCCTGACCATGCTGCGCTACGGCGTCAATGACCTGCGCCTCTTTTTTGAAGGTGACCTCCGTTTCCTGAGGCAATTCGCATGA
- a CDS encoding MerR family transcriptional regulator, whose protein sequence is MEPRLKSPSGDELPPIPAKRYFTIGEVSELCGVKPHVLRYWEQEFNQLKPVKRRGNRRYYQHHEVLLVRRIRELLYNQGFTISGARNRLDEGPAATAGSGEKAELAKGSGSLRDDLQSIIALLQL, encoded by the coding sequence ATGGAACCGCGGCTTAAATCCCCATCTGGCGACGAACTGCCGCCGATCCCCGCAAAACGCTACTTCACCATTGGCGAAGTCAGTGAGTTGTGCGGCGTGAAGCCGCACGTGCTTCGTTACTGGGAGCAGGAGTTCAACCAATTGAAGCCGGTCAAGCGTCGAGGAAATCGGCGCTATTACCAGCATCATGAGGTCTTGCTCGTACGCAGAATCCGGGAGCTTCTCTATAACCAGGGCTTTACGATCAGCGGTGCTCGCAACAGGCTGGACGAAGGACCTGCAGCAACTGCTGGCTCGGGTGAAAAAGCCGAGCTTGCAAAGGGTTCGGGGAGTTTGCGCGATGACTTGCAGTCGATAATTGCGCTGTTGCAGCTTTGA
- a CDS encoding branched-chain amino acid ABC transporter permease has translation MFFSPDMTQLFLEQALNGLQFGLMLFLLAAGLTLVFGIMDCINLAHGSLYMIGAYLVAACAQAADSFWIGLGCGVGATAVIGLLLELALFRQLYKRDHLSQVLATFALILIANEAVRMIWGAQPVMLNPPDALAGPVEIAGFFYPAYRLVLIAFGLAVSGLLYLLVAKSRIGMWVRAGASNREMTEALGINVRRLFTAVFAFGAGLCALAGGLLGPLLAVQVGMGEGVLILAFVVIIIGGIGSIRGALVGSLIVGTVDTLGRALLPLLLRAALPAEAASTLGPAIASILIYLLMAAILFFKPQGLFPARA, from the coding sequence TTGTTTTTTTCTCCTGACATGACCCAGCTTTTCCTTGAGCAGGCCCTCAATGGCCTGCAATTCGGCCTGATGCTGTTTCTTCTTGCCGCCGGCTTGACGCTGGTTTTTGGCATCATGGACTGCATTAATCTGGCCCATGGGTCGTTGTACATGATTGGAGCCTATCTGGTGGCCGCTTGTGCCCAGGCTGCGGATTCATTCTGGATCGGGCTGGGGTGCGGGGTTGGCGCAACTGCCGTGATTGGCTTGTTGCTAGAACTGGCCTTGTTTCGCCAGCTTTACAAGCGTGATCATTTGTCTCAGGTACTGGCCACTTTCGCCCTGATTCTGATTGCCAATGAGGCCGTGCGCATGATCTGGGGAGCTCAGCCCGTCATGCTCAATCCACCGGATGCTTTGGCCGGACCAGTCGAGATCGCGGGTTTCTTTTACCCCGCATATCGCCTGGTATTGATTGCCTTTGGGCTGGCTGTTTCCGGATTGCTTTACTTGCTTGTGGCCAAAAGCCGTATCGGCATGTGGGTCAGAGCCGGTGCCTCCAATCGGGAAATGACGGAAGCGCTGGGTATTAATGTGCGGCGTTTGTTTACTGCAGTCTTTGCCTTCGGTGCCGGGCTTTGTGCCTTGGCCGGCGGCTTGCTCGGGCCCCTGTTGGCGGTTCAGGTTGGCATGGGTGAGGGGGTTCTGATTCTGGCTTTTGTCGTGATCATCATTGGCGGGATTGGGTCGATTCGCGGGGCGCTCGTCGGTAGCTTGATCGTTGGCACGGTCGACACGCTGGGGCGGGCACTTTTGCCCTTGCTGCTGCGTGCTGCGCTGCCCGCCGAGGCTGCCTCGACGCTCGGTCCGGCCATCGCCTCGATTCTGATTTACTTGCTGATGGCCGCCATTCTGTTTTTTAAACCGCAGGGCCTCTTTCCGGCGCGTGCATAA
- a CDS encoding branched-chain amino acid ABC transporter permease, whose protein sequence is MAFYRPARWQKNASLVTLLILLVLPTILTALDQAFYISFATRMLVFALAATSLNLVLGFGGMVSLGHAAFFGTGAYVAALCLQAGISEGLLVFPLAMGVAGLFALLVGSISLRTRGVYFIMITLAFAQMAYYLFVSAAVLGGDDGLSLGGRMSIAGFSLSGDASLFYVALAALALVMFLFRRLAEARFGRVVQAIRENETRMEALGYPVFRYRLVCFALGGALAGLAGALLANQTGLASPNLLQWVQSGTLLVMVIIGGVGYLYGGVVGAGVLLVLEEGLVGVTEHWHIILGLLLLGIVLFAPKGVAALFARSHD, encoded by the coding sequence ATGGCTTTTTATCGTCCTGCCCGTTGGCAAAAAAACGCATCCCTGGTCACCTTGCTGATCTTGCTGGTTCTGCCAACCATTCTGACTGCGCTTGATCAGGCGTTCTACATCAGCTTCGCCACACGCATGCTTGTTTTTGCGCTGGCAGCGACCAGTCTCAATCTGGTGTTGGGCTTTGGTGGCATGGTATCTCTTGGGCATGCTGCCTTCTTCGGGACTGGCGCTTATGTTGCGGCACTGTGCCTGCAGGCGGGGATTAGCGAAGGTTTGCTGGTATTTCCTCTGGCCATGGGCGTCGCCGGATTATTTGCGCTGCTGGTTGGCAGCATCAGTCTGCGTACCCGGGGCGTCTACTTCATCATGATCACCCTGGCTTTTGCCCAGATGGCGTACTACCTCTTCGTTTCCGCTGCCGTTCTCGGTGGCGATGATGGTTTGTCGCTGGGTGGGCGCATGTCGATTGCTGGCTTCAGCCTGTCAGGCGATGCTTCCTTGTTCTATGTCGCACTTGCAGCCCTGGCGTTGGTGATGTTTTTGTTCCGGCGTTTGGCAGAAGCCAGGTTTGGGCGTGTTGTGCAGGCGATCCGGGAAAATGAAACGCGAATGGAAGCGCTCGGCTATCCGGTTTTTCGTTATCGTCTGGTCTGCTTTGCTTTGGGCGGAGCCCTGGCCGGTCTGGCCGGCGCCTTGCTGGCCAACCAGACCGGGCTGGCCAGCCCGAATTTGTTGCAATGGGTTCAGTCCGGCACTTTGCTTGTGATGGTGATCATTGGCGGCGTTGGCTATCTGTATGGCGGCGTCGTGGGGGCCGGCGTCTTGCTGGTGCTGGAAGAGGGGTTGGTTGGCGTGACGGAGCACTGGCATATTATTTTGGGATTGCTATTGCTCGGCATTGTGCTTTTCGCACCCAAAGGCGTAGCAGCGCTTTTTGCGAGGTCACATGACTGA
- a CDS encoding integration host factor subunit alpha, whose amino-acid sequence MTLTKAELADLLFERVGLNKREAKDMVEAFFEEIRNALETGDGVKLSGFGNFQLRDKPQRPGRNPKTGQEIPITARRVVTFHASQKLKSDVELACDGTAA is encoded by the coding sequence ATGACGCTCACCAAAGCCGAACTCGCTGACCTGCTTTTTGAGAGGGTTGGCCTCAATAAACGCGAAGCCAAAGATATGGTTGAAGCGTTTTTTGAGGAAATCCGCAATGCACTCGAAACAGGCGATGGCGTGAAGCTTTCCGGTTTTGGCAATTTCCAGTTGCGCGACAAACCGCAACGTCCCGGACGCAACCCCAAGACTGGTCAGGAAATTCCAATTACTGCACGACGTGTAGTAACGTTTCATGCCAGTCAAAAACTGAAATCTGACGTTGAACTGGCTTGTGATGGAACCGCGGCTTAA
- a CDS encoding ATP-binding protein, translating to MPFISCTADGTDHLANLRRLVASRWVVLASMALLVMIVPGALNIPLPQWPLLAIVSVAAVLNSMIQWRVLKAGSATPGELFSQLLLDIGALSAIVFFSGGATNPLVSLLLPPVAIAALTLPVRCVMAIGAIAVGSYSALMVYYIPLAMPDATRATRLHLVGMWLTFSVSALMIAWFVVRMTRLIRQRDAELATAREQALRDERITAMGTLAAGAAHELGTPLATMSQIAGELIHDNSLSEACREDIALLRQQIATCKQIITGLSRKAGAERLENAHFQPVDRWINGLRQQWHATRPNASSRMTLTSDGPAPEIFADPRLEQALLNLLNNGANASDEPLEIRLGWSPGRLTIDICDRGPGFPDDVLKNGGHTSFPAHESGSGIGLMLTSTAIQQLGGQLTLSNLKDGGALARIELPQTNQ from the coding sequence ATGCCATTTATCTCCTGCACCGCCGACGGCACCGACCATCTGGCCAACTTGCGTCGCCTGGTCGCCAGCCGATGGGTTGTTCTCGCCAGCATGGCGCTGCTCGTGATGATCGTTCCCGGCGCACTGAACATCCCACTGCCACAATGGCCGTTGCTCGCCATCGTTTCTGTCGCAGCCGTTCTCAACAGCATGATCCAATGGCGCGTCCTCAAGGCAGGCAGCGCAACACCCGGCGAGTTGTTCTCCCAGTTGCTGCTGGATATCGGCGCACTGAGCGCGATTGTTTTCTTTAGCGGCGGAGCAACGAACCCACTGGTTTCCCTCCTTCTACCGCCGGTCGCCATTGCAGCACTGACCCTGCCGGTGCGGTGCGTCATGGCCATCGGCGCCATCGCCGTCGGCAGTTACTCCGCGCTGATGGTCTATTACATCCCCCTGGCCATGCCGGATGCAACACGGGCAACCCGGCTGCATCTGGTTGGCATGTGGCTGACATTCTCGGTGTCCGCGCTGATGATTGCGTGGTTTGTCGTTCGCATGACACGCCTGATTCGACAGCGCGACGCCGAGCTGGCCACTGCCCGCGAACAAGCCCTGCGCGACGAGCGCATCACGGCCATGGGAACGCTGGCCGCAGGAGCCGCCCATGAACTCGGCACTCCGCTCGCCACCATGTCGCAGATTGCCGGCGAACTGATCCACGACAATTCACTTTCCGAGGCTTGCCGTGAAGATATTGCCCTGCTCCGCCAGCAAATCGCCACTTGCAAGCAGATCATCACCGGGCTGTCGCGCAAAGCCGGCGCCGAACGACTGGAAAATGCCCATTTCCAGCCGGTCGACCGCTGGATCAACGGCCTGCGTCAGCAGTGGCATGCCACTCGGCCGAATGCCAGCAGCCGCATGACCCTCACCAGCGACGGCCCGGCCCCTGAAATATTTGCCGACCCACGGCTCGAACAGGCACTTCTCAACCTTTTGAACAATGGCGCAAATGCCAGCGATGAACCACTTGAAATCCGGCTCGGCTGGTCACCTGGCCGCTTGACGATTGATATCTGTGACCGCGGCCCCGGCTTTCCGGATGACGTTCTCAAAAATGGCGGGCATACCAGCTTCCCTGCACACGAAAGCGGAAGCGGCATCGGCTTGATGCTGACCAGCACGGCCATCCAGCAGTTGGGCGGCCAACTGACCCTGAGCAACCTCAAAGATGGCGGCGCACTTGCCCGCATCGAATTACCGCAGACAAACCAATGA